One genomic region from Drosophila subpulchrella strain 33 F10 #4 breed RU33 chromosome 2R, RU_Dsub_v1.1 Primary Assembly, whole genome shotgun sequence encodes:
- the LOC119550387 gene encoding very long-chain specific acyl-CoA dehydrogenase, mitochondrial, translating into MWRYTILNSSKLAGNATFCRRIATHSPKLGAETNRKEEKAKASENESFMANIFRGSLVSSQVFPYPDVLTSDQKELTNSLIDPFERFFSDVNDAARNDANAKIDDTTATALWELGAFGIQVPSDFGGLGLNNTQYGRLCAIVGANDLGLGITIGAHQSIGFKGILLYGTPEQKEKYLPKVAAEQVYAAFALTEPSSGSDAGSIRCRAVKSADQKYYVLNGSKIWISNGGIAEIMTVFAQTEQVDPKTGEKKDKVTAFIVERSFGGVTNGPPEKKMGIKASNTAEVYFEDVKIPIENVLGKEGDGFKVAMNILNNGRFGMGATLSGTMKKCIELATDHANNRVQFGQKLKNYGSIQEKLAQMNILQYATESMAFTISQNMDAGSKDYHLEAAISKIYASESAWYVCDEAIQILGGMGYMVDTGLERVLRDLRIFRIFEGTNDILRLFIALTGIQYAGSHLKELQRAFKNPSANLGLIFKEASKRAASTVGLGGTDLSVHVVDELLPYAKKTAHCIDLFGQSVEELLLRYNKNIVNEQILLTRLANAAIDIYSMVVTQSRSSRAVTLNLPTAQHELNMTKALTIQASDRVIKNLQAATSRHHRALNEKISTIALTTLENGGVNTTGVLDQN; encoded by the coding sequence ATGTGGAGGTATACGATCCTGAATAGCAGCAAATTGGCAGGAAATGCTACATTCTGCAGGCGAATTGCGACGCACAGTCCCAAACTGGGCGCGGAAACCAATCGAAAGGAGGAGAAGGCGAAGGCAAGTGAGAATGAGTCCTTCATGGCCAACATATTCCGGGGGTCTCTGGTCTCCAGTCAAGTGTTCCCCTATCCGGATGTCCTAACCTCGGATCAGAAGGAGCTGACCAACAGCCTGATAGACCCCTTCGAACGCTTCTTCTCCGACGTCAATGACGCCGCGCGGAACGACGCAAATGCCAAGATAGATGACACCACGGCGACGGCTCTGTGGGAACTGGGCGCCTTTGGTATCCAAGTGCCATCGGATTTCGGAGGCTTGGGTCTGAACAACACCCAGTACGGCAGGCTGTGCGCCATTGTGGGTGCCAATGACCTGGGACTGGGCATCACGATTGGCGCCCATCAGAGTATTGGATTCAAGGGTATCCTCCTGTACGGCACCCCGGAGCAAAAGGAAAAGTATCTGCCCAAGGTGGCAGCCGAGCAGGTATACGCAGCCTTTGCCCTTACGGAGCCAAGTTCCGGTTCAGATGCTGGATCCATTCGATGCCGCGCTGTAAAGTCGGCCGATCAGAAATACTACGTCCTAAATGGTTCCAAAATTTGGATTTCCAATGGAGGAATCGCCGAAATCATGACTGTTTTCGCCCAAACCGAGCAGGTGGACCCCAAGACGGGCGAAAAGAAGGATAAGGTAACGGCCTTCATTGTGGAACGGTCATTTGGAGGCGTTACAAATGGTCCGCCGGAGAAGAAAATGGGTATCAAGGCATCGAACACGGCCGAAGTCTATTTCGAGGATGTGAAAATCCCCATCGAAAATGTGCTCGGCAAGGAGGGTGACGGATTTAAGGTGGCCATGAACATATTGAACAACGGCCGGTTCGGAATGGGAGCCACGCTGTCGGGAACAATGAAGAAATGCATAGAACTGGCCACCGACCATGCTAACAATCGGGTGCAGTTCGGGCAGAAGCTGAAGAACTATGGATCCATTCAGGAGAAATTGGCCCAGATGAACATCCTGCAATACGCCACCGAGTCGATGGCGTTCACCATTTCACAAAACATGGACGCTGGCAGCAAGGACTACCACTTGGAAGCCGCGATTTCGAAGATCTATGCCTCGGAGAGCGCCTGGTACGTGTGCGACGAGGCCATTCAAATTCTGGGCGGCATGGGATATATGGTGGACACTGGTCTGGAACGAGTCCTGCGAGACTTGCGAATTTTCCGCATTTTCGAGGGCACAAACGACATTCTCCGGCTGTTCATTGCGCTGACTGGAATCCAATATGCGGGATCCCATCTCAAGGAGCTGCAGCGTGCATTTAAGAATCCCTCCGCCAATTTGGGACTGATTTTCAAGGAAGCCTCAAAGCGTGCAGCCTCCACTGTCGGTCTGGGTGGGACCGATCTAAGTGTCCACGTGGTGGATGAACTATTGCCCTATGCGAAGAAAACGGCCCATTGCATTGATCTTTTTGGTCAATCGGTGGAAGAGCTATTGCTGCGATACAACAAAAATATAGTAAACGAGCAAATTTTGCTAACACGACTGGCGAACGCGGCCATTGATATATACTCTATGGTTGTGACGCAATCACGATCATCCCGCGCTGTCACTCTTAATCTCCCAACTGCACAGCACGAGCTCAACATGACAAAGGCCCTGACCATTCAGGCCTCTGATCGAGTGATTAAGAATCTGCAGGCTGCCACATCCAGGCATCACAGGGCTCTTAATGAGAAAATTTCGACAATTGCCCTAACTACTCTGGAAAATGGCGGTGTAAATACGACTGGTGTCTTAGATCAAAATTag
- the LOC119550698 gene encoding uncharacterized protein LOC119550698 isoform X4, with product MERNYYFEDLIAYTEDNIKVRKICWCDAPTQIQERFFCAYFGQFGRILEVHILRPGNELQIFQSGHVIYAEATDAARALRASDYSVFTVQASDSWEQPDAYGTPEQLTFFQETSLFSILNDDCLRQIVLELGLQDQVRFARTCPRFRAVLERTPARLHSSVDLGEFRNMTAWEMREFFQMFGTRVQDFHGRFETDHMERLAEFIRDYCVNLKSMQVLCSPQIGLYMHTIFSKGYQLEELMLHNSQIADEPLLDLQNLVHLKKLNLSWNLLTGRTLDRLPNSIEVLGLNGCRGLETRYLPGICSNLPNLKELNIQNINTSPKKVFRTMAVENSCPSLEMLRVSAHPWTTYDYVPSLPQLKHLSIYSDVTNDIQFTDRLCINLIGGLVQHKSTQLEQLEMFGFVSVPMRQLGQIARLKGLRVLIMPNTDFPNVWLPTFENLNQLERICFRRSSAIDDMILYLFCLCSKLNYLRLEECTQIDINLVRRIANRVRQEIARNVNQRRLPIELWLSMKDEQINALKLANPGVVAEDIIQIKCTDHQNLRHDTGIELFEQ from the exons A TGGAACGAAACTACTACTTCGAGGACCTTATTGCCTACACAGAGGATAACATTAAAGTGAGGAAAATATGTTGGTGCGATGCCCCTACCCAG ATTCAGGAAAGATTTTTCTGCGCCTACTTTGGGCAATTTGGACGCATACTTGAAGTGCACATACTTAGGCCCGGAAATGAGTTGCAAATTTTTCAAAGTGGTCATGTGATCTACGCCGAAGCAACGGATGCAGCCAG AGCCCTGCGTGCCAGTGACTATAGTGTGTTCACTGTACAGGCCAGCGACAGTTGGGAGCAACCTGATGCCTATGGGACTCCCGAGCAACTGACGTTCTTCCAAGAAACATCGCTCTTCTCGATTCTCAATGATGACTGCCTGAGGCAAATCGTGCTAGAACTAGGATTGCAAGATCAAGTGCGCTTCGCCAGAACCTGTCCTCGTTTCAGGGCGGTCTTAGAGAGAACCCCCGCCAGGCTGCACTCTTCAGTGGATTTGGGTGAATTCCGGAACATGACCGCATGGGAAATGCGTGAGTTTTTCCAAATGTTCGGGACACGGGTGCAGGACTTTCATGGGAGATTTGAAACGGATCATATGGAGCGGTTGGCTGAATTCATAAGAGATTATTGTGTCAATTTAAAGTCCATGCAAGTATTGTGCAGCCCCCAAATCGGTCTTTATATGCACACCATATTCTCCAAAGGATACCAGCTGGAGGAGTTGATGCTACATAACTCCCAAATAGCCGACGAACCGCTCTTGGATCTCCAAAATCTCGTTCACTTGAAGAAGTTGAACTTGAGCTGGAACTTACTAACGGGTCGCACTTTGGATAGACTACCCAACTCCATCGAGGTGTTGGGGCTCAACGGATGCCGGGGCCTGGAAACCCGATACCTTCCAGGCATTTGCAGTAACTTACCCAATCTAAAGGAGCTGAACATACAGAACATTAATACATCGCCTAAGAAAGTTTTTCGCACCATGGCGGTTGAGAACTCTTGTCCTTCGCTGGAGATGCTAAGAGTGTCGGCCCACCCATGGACCACCTATGACTATGTGCCTAGTCTGCCTCAACTAAAGCACCTGTCCATCTACAGTGATGTTACAAATGACATACAGTTCACGGATAGGTTGTGTATAAACCTTATCGGTGGGCTGGTACAGCACAAGTCCACTCAGCTGGAGCAGCTGGAAATGTTTGGTTTCGTGTCAGTACCCATGCGACAACTTGGGCAAATTGCCAGGCTCAAAGGTCTTCGCGTCCTTATAATGCCCAATACGGATTTTCCCAACGTTTGGCTGCCGACTTTTGAAAATCTTAATCAATTGGAAAGGATCTGCTTTAGGCGCTCAAGCGCCATTGACGACATGATACTATATCTGTTCTGCTTATGTTCCAAGCTGAACTATCTGCGGTTGGAGGAATGCACCCAGATTGACATCAATCTGGTAAGAAGAATCGCGAACAGAGTCCGGCAGGAGATCGCCAGAAACGTGAATCAGAGGAGGCTACCCATCGAACTCTGGTTATCTATGAAGGACGAGCAAATTAATGCGCTCAAATTGGCA AATCCTGGAGTTGTGGCTGAAGATATCATTCAAATAAAGTGCACAGATCACCAAAACTTGCGCCACGATACTGGGATAGAACTATTCGAGCAGTGA
- the LOC119550698 gene encoding uncharacterized protein LOC119550698 isoform X3 has product MERNYYFEDLIAYTEDNIKVRKICWCDAPTQIQERFFCAYFGQFGRILEVHILRPGNELQIFQSGHVIYAEATDAARALRASDYSVFTVQASDSWEQPDAYGTPEQLTFFQETSLFSILNDDCLRQIVLELGLQDQVRFARTCPRFRAVLERTPARLHSSVDLGEFRNMTAWEMREFFQMFGTRVQDFHGRFETDHMERLAEFIRDYCVNLKSMQVLCSPQIGLYMHTIFSKGYQLEELMLHNSQIADEPLLDLQNLVHLKKLNLSWNLLTGRTLDRLPNSIEVLGLNGCRGLETRYLPGICSNLPNLKELNIQNINTSPKKVFRTMAVENSCPSLEMLRVSAHPWTTYDYVPSLPQLKHLSIYSDVTNDIQFTDRLCINLIGGLVQHKSTQLEQLEMFGFVSVPMRQLGQIARLKGLRVLIMPNTDFPNVWLPTFENLNQLERICFRRSSAIDDMILYLFCLCSKLNYLRLEECTQIDINLVRRIANRVRQEIARNVNQRRLPIELWLSMKDEQINALKLANPGVVAEDIIQIKCTDHQNLRHDTGIELFEQ; this is encoded by the exons a TGGAACGAAACTACTACTTCGAGGACCTTATTGCCTACACAGAGGATAACATTAAAGTGAGGAAAATATGTTGGTGCGATGCCCCTACCCAG ATTCAGGAAAGATTTTTCTGCGCCTACTTTGGGCAATTTGGACGCATACTTGAAGTGCACATACTTAGGCCCGGAAATGAGTTGCAAATTTTTCAAAGTGGTCATGTGATCTACGCCGAAGCAACGGATGCAGCCAG AGCCCTGCGTGCCAGTGACTATAGTGTGTTCACTGTACAGGCCAGCGACAGTTGGGAGCAACCTGATGCCTATGGGACTCCCGAGCAACTGACGTTCTTCCAAGAAACATCGCTCTTCTCGATTCTCAATGATGACTGCCTGAGGCAAATCGTGCTAGAACTAGGATTGCAAGATCAAGTGCGCTTCGCCAGAACCTGTCCTCGTTTCAGGGCGGTCTTAGAGAGAACCCCCGCCAGGCTGCACTCTTCAGTGGATTTGGGTGAATTCCGGAACATGACCGCATGGGAAATGCGTGAGTTTTTCCAAATGTTCGGGACACGGGTGCAGGACTTTCATGGGAGATTTGAAACGGATCATATGGAGCGGTTGGCTGAATTCATAAGAGATTATTGTGTCAATTTAAAGTCCATGCAAGTATTGTGCAGCCCCCAAATCGGTCTTTATATGCACACCATATTCTCCAAAGGATACCAGCTGGAGGAGTTGATGCTACATAACTCCCAAATAGCCGACGAACCGCTCTTGGATCTCCAAAATCTCGTTCACTTGAAGAAGTTGAACTTGAGCTGGAACTTACTAACGGGTCGCACTTTGGATAGACTACCCAACTCCATCGAGGTGTTGGGGCTCAACGGATGCCGGGGCCTGGAAACCCGATACCTTCCAGGCATTTGCAGTAACTTACCCAATCTAAAGGAGCTGAACATACAGAACATTAATACATCGCCTAAGAAAGTTTTTCGCACCATGGCGGTTGAGAACTCTTGTCCTTCGCTGGAGATGCTAAGAGTGTCGGCCCACCCATGGACCACCTATGACTATGTGCCTAGTCTGCCTCAACTAAAGCACCTGTCCATCTACAGTGATGTTACAAATGACATACAGTTCACGGATAGGTTGTGTATAAACCTTATCGGTGGGCTGGTACAGCACAAGTCCACTCAGCTGGAGCAGCTGGAAATGTTTGGTTTCGTGTCAGTACCCATGCGACAACTTGGGCAAATTGCCAGGCTCAAAGGTCTTCGCGTCCTTATAATGCCCAATACGGATTTTCCCAACGTTTGGCTGCCGACTTTTGAAAATCTTAATCAATTGGAAAGGATCTGCTTTAGGCGCTCAAGCGCCATTGACGACATGATACTATATCTGTTCTGCTTATGTTCCAAGCTGAACTATCTGCGGTTGGAGGAATGCACCCAGATTGACATCAATCTGGTAAGAAGAATCGCGAACAGAGTCCGGCAGGAGATCGCCAGAAACGTGAATCAGAGGAGGCTACCCATCGAACTCTGGTTATCTATGAAGGACGAGCAAATTAATGCGCTCAAATTGGCA AATCCTGGAGTTGTGGCTGAAGATATCATTCAAATAAAGTGCACAGATCACCAAAACTTGCGCCACGATACTGGGATAGAACTATTCGAGCAGTGA
- the LOC119550698 gene encoding uncharacterized protein LOC119550698 isoform X1, which translates to MLPLLQAAQNLERNYYFEDLIAYTEDNIKVRKICWCDAPTQIQERFFCAYFGQFGRILEVHILRPGNELQIFQSGHVIYAEATDAARALRASDYSVFTVQASDSWEQPDAYGTPEQLTFFQETSLFSILNDDCLRQIVLELGLQDQVRFARTCPRFRAVLERTPARLHSSVDLGEFRNMTAWEMREFFQMFGTRVQDFHGRFETDHMERLAEFIRDYCVNLKSMQVLCSPQIGLYMHTIFSKGYQLEELMLHNSQIADEPLLDLQNLVHLKKLNLSWNLLTGRTLDRLPNSIEVLGLNGCRGLETRYLPGICSNLPNLKELNIQNINTSPKKVFRTMAVENSCPSLEMLRVSAHPWTTYDYVPSLPQLKHLSIYSDVTNDIQFTDRLCINLIGGLVQHKSTQLEQLEMFGFVSVPMRQLGQIARLKGLRVLIMPNTDFPNVWLPTFENLNQLERICFRRSSAIDDMILYLFCLCSKLNYLRLEECTQIDINLVRRIANRVRQEIARNVNQRRLPIELWLSMKDEQINALKLANPGVVAEDIIQIKCTDHQNLRHDTGIELFEQ; encoded by the exons atgttgccacTCCTGCAAGCCGCTCAAAATC TGGAACGAAACTACTACTTCGAGGACCTTATTGCCTACACAGAGGATAACATTAAAGTGAGGAAAATATGTTGGTGCGATGCCCCTACCCAG ATTCAGGAAAGATTTTTCTGCGCCTACTTTGGGCAATTTGGACGCATACTTGAAGTGCACATACTTAGGCCCGGAAATGAGTTGCAAATTTTTCAAAGTGGTCATGTGATCTACGCCGAAGCAACGGATGCAGCCAG AGCCCTGCGTGCCAGTGACTATAGTGTGTTCACTGTACAGGCCAGCGACAGTTGGGAGCAACCTGATGCCTATGGGACTCCCGAGCAACTGACGTTCTTCCAAGAAACATCGCTCTTCTCGATTCTCAATGATGACTGCCTGAGGCAAATCGTGCTAGAACTAGGATTGCAAGATCAAGTGCGCTTCGCCAGAACCTGTCCTCGTTTCAGGGCGGTCTTAGAGAGAACCCCCGCCAGGCTGCACTCTTCAGTGGATTTGGGTGAATTCCGGAACATGACCGCATGGGAAATGCGTGAGTTTTTCCAAATGTTCGGGACACGGGTGCAGGACTTTCATGGGAGATTTGAAACGGATCATATGGAGCGGTTGGCTGAATTCATAAGAGATTATTGTGTCAATTTAAAGTCCATGCAAGTATTGTGCAGCCCCCAAATCGGTCTTTATATGCACACCATATTCTCCAAAGGATACCAGCTGGAGGAGTTGATGCTACATAACTCCCAAATAGCCGACGAACCGCTCTTGGATCTCCAAAATCTCGTTCACTTGAAGAAGTTGAACTTGAGCTGGAACTTACTAACGGGTCGCACTTTGGATAGACTACCCAACTCCATCGAGGTGTTGGGGCTCAACGGATGCCGGGGCCTGGAAACCCGATACCTTCCAGGCATTTGCAGTAACTTACCCAATCTAAAGGAGCTGAACATACAGAACATTAATACATCGCCTAAGAAAGTTTTTCGCACCATGGCGGTTGAGAACTCTTGTCCTTCGCTGGAGATGCTAAGAGTGTCGGCCCACCCATGGACCACCTATGACTATGTGCCTAGTCTGCCTCAACTAAAGCACCTGTCCATCTACAGTGATGTTACAAATGACATACAGTTCACGGATAGGTTGTGTATAAACCTTATCGGTGGGCTGGTACAGCACAAGTCCACTCAGCTGGAGCAGCTGGAAATGTTTGGTTTCGTGTCAGTACCCATGCGACAACTTGGGCAAATTGCCAGGCTCAAAGGTCTTCGCGTCCTTATAATGCCCAATACGGATTTTCCCAACGTTTGGCTGCCGACTTTTGAAAATCTTAATCAATTGGAAAGGATCTGCTTTAGGCGCTCAAGCGCCATTGACGACATGATACTATATCTGTTCTGCTTATGTTCCAAGCTGAACTATCTGCGGTTGGAGGAATGCACCCAGATTGACATCAATCTGGTAAGAAGAATCGCGAACAGAGTCCGGCAGGAGATCGCCAGAAACGTGAATCAGAGGAGGCTACCCATCGAACTCTGGTTATCTATGAAGGACGAGCAAATTAATGCGCTCAAATTGGCA AATCCTGGAGTTGTGGCTGAAGATATCATTCAAATAAAGTGCACAGATCACCAAAACTTGCGCCACGATACTGGGATAGAACTATTCGAGCAGTGA
- the LOC119550698 gene encoding uncharacterized protein LOC119550698 isoform X2, translating to MSYFISDPMERNYYFEDLIAYTEDNIKVRKICWCDAPTQIQERFFCAYFGQFGRILEVHILRPGNELQIFQSGHVIYAEATDAARALRASDYSVFTVQASDSWEQPDAYGTPEQLTFFQETSLFSILNDDCLRQIVLELGLQDQVRFARTCPRFRAVLERTPARLHSSVDLGEFRNMTAWEMREFFQMFGTRVQDFHGRFETDHMERLAEFIRDYCVNLKSMQVLCSPQIGLYMHTIFSKGYQLEELMLHNSQIADEPLLDLQNLVHLKKLNLSWNLLTGRTLDRLPNSIEVLGLNGCRGLETRYLPGICSNLPNLKELNIQNINTSPKKVFRTMAVENSCPSLEMLRVSAHPWTTYDYVPSLPQLKHLSIYSDVTNDIQFTDRLCINLIGGLVQHKSTQLEQLEMFGFVSVPMRQLGQIARLKGLRVLIMPNTDFPNVWLPTFENLNQLERICFRRSSAIDDMILYLFCLCSKLNYLRLEECTQIDINLVRRIANRVRQEIARNVNQRRLPIELWLSMKDEQINALKLANPGVVAEDIIQIKCTDHQNLRHDTGIELFEQ from the exons atgtCGTATTTCATCAGTGACCCCA TGGAACGAAACTACTACTTCGAGGACCTTATTGCCTACACAGAGGATAACATTAAAGTGAGGAAAATATGTTGGTGCGATGCCCCTACCCAG ATTCAGGAAAGATTTTTCTGCGCCTACTTTGGGCAATTTGGACGCATACTTGAAGTGCACATACTTAGGCCCGGAAATGAGTTGCAAATTTTTCAAAGTGGTCATGTGATCTACGCCGAAGCAACGGATGCAGCCAG AGCCCTGCGTGCCAGTGACTATAGTGTGTTCACTGTACAGGCCAGCGACAGTTGGGAGCAACCTGATGCCTATGGGACTCCCGAGCAACTGACGTTCTTCCAAGAAACATCGCTCTTCTCGATTCTCAATGATGACTGCCTGAGGCAAATCGTGCTAGAACTAGGATTGCAAGATCAAGTGCGCTTCGCCAGAACCTGTCCTCGTTTCAGGGCGGTCTTAGAGAGAACCCCCGCCAGGCTGCACTCTTCAGTGGATTTGGGTGAATTCCGGAACATGACCGCATGGGAAATGCGTGAGTTTTTCCAAATGTTCGGGACACGGGTGCAGGACTTTCATGGGAGATTTGAAACGGATCATATGGAGCGGTTGGCTGAATTCATAAGAGATTATTGTGTCAATTTAAAGTCCATGCAAGTATTGTGCAGCCCCCAAATCGGTCTTTATATGCACACCATATTCTCCAAAGGATACCAGCTGGAGGAGTTGATGCTACATAACTCCCAAATAGCCGACGAACCGCTCTTGGATCTCCAAAATCTCGTTCACTTGAAGAAGTTGAACTTGAGCTGGAACTTACTAACGGGTCGCACTTTGGATAGACTACCCAACTCCATCGAGGTGTTGGGGCTCAACGGATGCCGGGGCCTGGAAACCCGATACCTTCCAGGCATTTGCAGTAACTTACCCAATCTAAAGGAGCTGAACATACAGAACATTAATACATCGCCTAAGAAAGTTTTTCGCACCATGGCGGTTGAGAACTCTTGTCCTTCGCTGGAGATGCTAAGAGTGTCGGCCCACCCATGGACCACCTATGACTATGTGCCTAGTCTGCCTCAACTAAAGCACCTGTCCATCTACAGTGATGTTACAAATGACATACAGTTCACGGATAGGTTGTGTATAAACCTTATCGGTGGGCTGGTACAGCACAAGTCCACTCAGCTGGAGCAGCTGGAAATGTTTGGTTTCGTGTCAGTACCCATGCGACAACTTGGGCAAATTGCCAGGCTCAAAGGTCTTCGCGTCCTTATAATGCCCAATACGGATTTTCCCAACGTTTGGCTGCCGACTTTTGAAAATCTTAATCAATTGGAAAGGATCTGCTTTAGGCGCTCAAGCGCCATTGACGACATGATACTATATCTGTTCTGCTTATGTTCCAAGCTGAACTATCTGCGGTTGGAGGAATGCACCCAGATTGACATCAATCTGGTAAGAAGAATCGCGAACAGAGTCCGGCAGGAGATCGCCAGAAACGTGAATCAGAGGAGGCTACCCATCGAACTCTGGTTATCTATGAAGGACGAGCAAATTAATGCGCTCAAATTGGCA AATCCTGGAGTTGTGGCTGAAGATATCATTCAAATAAAGTGCACAGATCACCAAAACTTGCGCCACGATACTGGGATAGAACTATTCGAGCAGTGA